One genomic window of Micropterus dolomieu isolate WLL.071019.BEF.003 ecotype Adirondacks linkage group LG06, ASM2129224v1, whole genome shotgun sequence includes the following:
- the acss2l gene encoding acyl-CoA synthetase short chain family member 2 like isoform X1, translated as MVVPESHDKMYYPPDDIKRDAHVPDFNAYLALYRKSLENPEAFWKSTADEFFWKEPGTGPLMQYNFDVTKGNIYVKCMEGAKTNMCYNVLDRLVKEKNLGEKVAYYWEGNSSDHHMTITYRQLLSQVCRCANVLKQMGVKKGDRVSIYLPMIPELVYTMLACARIGAVHSIVFAGFSSESLCERIMDAQSSVLVTADGVYRGEKLINLKQIVAEALEKCKEKASASVTKCLVVKHQALRTKSGAACNKLQTPWDAKCDVWWDEAMRDSPEECEPEWLDAEEPLFILYTSGSTGKPKGVLHTVAGYLLYTSLTFKYVFDHHHDDVYWCTADIGWITGHSYITYGPLANGATSVLFEGIPVHPHVGRFWEIIEKYKVTEFYTAPTAIRLLMKYGREPLQKYDLSSLRILGTVGEPINPEAWQWYHEAVGQGRCPVVDTFWQTETGGHVLTPLPAATPLKPGSACGSPIKITLIRKGWTSTFPFFGVEPAILNEHGEELEGEAEGYLVFRRPWPGIMRTVYRNHERFENTYFKKFPGFYVTGDGCRRDKDGYYWITGRMDDMLNVSGHLMSTAEVEAALTEHPAVAEAAVVSRPHEVKGECLYCFVTLKDSREFNRTLVEELKRLVREKIGPIATPDFIQNAPALPKTRSGKIMRRILRQIARNEKDLGDLSTLADPMVVEVLFSQRCEAAA; from the exons ATGGTTGTTCCTGAATCTCATGACAAAATGTACTACCCTCCTGATGACATAAAGAGGGATGCTCATGTGCCTGATTTTAACGCCTATCTGGCACTGTACAGGAAGTCTCTTGAGAATCCAGAAG CTTTCTGGAAATCGACTGCGGATGAGTTCTTTTGGAAGGAACCAGGAACAGGACCGCTGATGCAGTACAACTTTGATGTGACAAAAGGGAACATTTATGTCAAATGCATGGAAGGGGCCAAAACCAACATGTGCTATAACGTCCTGGACAGGCTTGTGAAGGAGAAGAATCTTGGTGAAAAGGTTGCCTATTACTG GGAGGGGAACTCATCTGATCACCACATGACCATCACCTACCGCCAGCTGCTGAGCCAGGTCTGCCGCTGTGCTAATGTCCTCAAGCAAATGG GTGTAAAAAAGGGAGACAGGGTGTCGATCTACCTTCCCATGATCCCAGAGCTGGTCTACACTATGTTGGCCTGTGCAAGGATAGGCGCTGTTCACTCCATTGTG TTTGCAGGTTTTTCCTCCGAGTCTTTGTGTGAGAGGATTATGGATGCTCAGAGCAGCGTCCTGGTGACAGCAG ATGGTGTTTATAGAGGAGAGAAGCTGATCAACCTGAAACAGATTGTGGCCGAGGCGCTGGAGAAGTGTAAGGAAAA AGCCTCAGCCAGTGTCACTAAATGCCTTGTCGTCAAGCACCAAGCACTGAGGACAAAAAGCGGAGCTGCATGCAACAAACTACAG ACCCCCTGGGACGCAAAGTGTGATGTGTGGTGGGATGAGGCGATGAGAGACTCTCCTGAAGAGTGTGAACCCGAGTGGCTGGACGCTGAGGAACCACTGTTTATCCTTTACACCAGCGGCTCCACCGGCAAACCCAAG GGAGTTCTCCACACTGTTGCCGGGTACCTGCTATACACTTCGCTGACCTTCAAGTATGTTTTTGACCATCACCATGACGACGTGTACTGGTGCACCGCCGACATCGGCTGGATCACAGGCCACTCCTACATCACCTACGGCCCCCTTGCGAACGGTGCAACAAGTGTCCTG TTTGAAGGTATTCCAGTCCACCCTCATGTCGGCCGGTTCTGGGAGATCATTGAGAAGTACAAAGTCACCGAGTTCTACACAGCTCCTACAGCCATCCGCCTGCTGATGAAGTATGGACGGGAACCGCTGCAGAA GTATGACCTCTCCAGCCTGAGGATTCTGGGTACTGTTGGTGAGCCGATCAACCCAGAGGCGTGGCAGTGGTACCACGAGGCCGTCGGTCAGGGCAGATGTCCCGTGGTCGACACTTTCTGGCAGACAGAAACT GGAGGTCATGTTTTGACTCCTCTGCCTGCTGCCACACCGCTAAAACCAGGTTCTGCT TGCGGTTCACCAATAAAAATCACGCTGATAAGGAAGGGTTGGACCTCT ACCTTTCCTTTCTTCGGGGTAGAGCCCGCAATCCTCAACGAACACGGGGAGGAATTGGAAGGCGAGGCTGAGGGTTATCTT GTATTCAGGAGGCCCTGGCCTGGCATAATGCGTACTGTGTACAGAAACCACGAACGCTTTGAGAACACCTACTTCAAGAAATTCCCGGGCTTCTATGTAACTGGTGATG GCTGCAGGCGGGATAAAGACGGCTATTACTGGATCACAGGAAGAATGGACGACATGCTGAATGTGTCAG GCCACCTGATGAGCACAGCGGAGGTGGAGGCAGCTCTGACGGAGCACCCGGCTGTGGCGGAGGCTGCGGTGGTGAGTCGGCCTCACGAGGTGAAGGGCGAGTGTCTCTACTGCTTCGTCACCCTCAAAGACAGCAGGGAGTTCAACCGCACACTGGTGGAGGAGCTGAAGAGACTGG tgagagagaaaattgGACCAATCGCCACGCCGGACTTCATCCAAAATGCTCCAGCACTCCCGAAAACTCGCTCAG GGAAGATCATGAGGCGAATCCTCCGGCAGATCGCCCGCAACGAGAAGGATCTGGGCGACCTTTCGACCCTGGCCGACCCGATGGTGGTGGAAGTGCTGTTCAGCCAGAGATGTGAAGCTGCTGCCTGA
- the acss2l gene encoding acyl-CoA synthetase short chain family member 2 like isoform X2, with the protein MVVPESHDKMYYPPDDIKRDAHVPDFNAYLALYRKSLENPEAFWKSTADEFFWKEPGTGPLMQYNFDVTKGNIYVKCMEGAKTNMCYNVLDRLVKEKNLGEKVAYYWEGNSSDHHMTITYRQLLSQVCRCANVLKQMGVKKGDRVSIYLPMIPELVYTMLACARIGAVHSIVFAGFSSESLCERIMDAQSSVLVTADGVYRGEKLINLKQIVAEALEKCKEKASASVTKCLVVKHQALRTKSGAACNKLQTPWDAKCDVWWDEAMRDSPEECEPEWLDAEEPLFILYTSGSTGKPKGVLHTVAGYLLYTSLTFKYVFDHHHDDVYWCTADIGWITGHSYITYGPLANGATSVLFEGIPVHPHVGRFWEIIEKYKVTEFYTAPTAIRLLMKYGREPLQKYDLSSLRILGTVGEPINPEAWQWYHEAVGQGRCPVVDTFWQTETGGHVLTPLPAATPLKPGSATFPFFGVEPAILNEHGEELEGEAEGYLVFRRPWPGIMRTVYRNHERFENTYFKKFPGFYVTGDGCRRDKDGYYWITGRMDDMLNVSGHLMSTAEVEAALTEHPAVAEAAVVSRPHEVKGECLYCFVTLKDSREFNRTLVEELKRLVREKIGPIATPDFIQNAPALPKTRSGKIMRRILRQIARNEKDLGDLSTLADPMVVEVLFSQRCEAAA; encoded by the exons ATGGTTGTTCCTGAATCTCATGACAAAATGTACTACCCTCCTGATGACATAAAGAGGGATGCTCATGTGCCTGATTTTAACGCCTATCTGGCACTGTACAGGAAGTCTCTTGAGAATCCAGAAG CTTTCTGGAAATCGACTGCGGATGAGTTCTTTTGGAAGGAACCAGGAACAGGACCGCTGATGCAGTACAACTTTGATGTGACAAAAGGGAACATTTATGTCAAATGCATGGAAGGGGCCAAAACCAACATGTGCTATAACGTCCTGGACAGGCTTGTGAAGGAGAAGAATCTTGGTGAAAAGGTTGCCTATTACTG GGAGGGGAACTCATCTGATCACCACATGACCATCACCTACCGCCAGCTGCTGAGCCAGGTCTGCCGCTGTGCTAATGTCCTCAAGCAAATGG GTGTAAAAAAGGGAGACAGGGTGTCGATCTACCTTCCCATGATCCCAGAGCTGGTCTACACTATGTTGGCCTGTGCAAGGATAGGCGCTGTTCACTCCATTGTG TTTGCAGGTTTTTCCTCCGAGTCTTTGTGTGAGAGGATTATGGATGCTCAGAGCAGCGTCCTGGTGACAGCAG ATGGTGTTTATAGAGGAGAGAAGCTGATCAACCTGAAACAGATTGTGGCCGAGGCGCTGGAGAAGTGTAAGGAAAA AGCCTCAGCCAGTGTCACTAAATGCCTTGTCGTCAAGCACCAAGCACTGAGGACAAAAAGCGGAGCTGCATGCAACAAACTACAG ACCCCCTGGGACGCAAAGTGTGATGTGTGGTGGGATGAGGCGATGAGAGACTCTCCTGAAGAGTGTGAACCCGAGTGGCTGGACGCTGAGGAACCACTGTTTATCCTTTACACCAGCGGCTCCACCGGCAAACCCAAG GGAGTTCTCCACACTGTTGCCGGGTACCTGCTATACACTTCGCTGACCTTCAAGTATGTTTTTGACCATCACCATGACGACGTGTACTGGTGCACCGCCGACATCGGCTGGATCACAGGCCACTCCTACATCACCTACGGCCCCCTTGCGAACGGTGCAACAAGTGTCCTG TTTGAAGGTATTCCAGTCCACCCTCATGTCGGCCGGTTCTGGGAGATCATTGAGAAGTACAAAGTCACCGAGTTCTACACAGCTCCTACAGCCATCCGCCTGCTGATGAAGTATGGACGGGAACCGCTGCAGAA GTATGACCTCTCCAGCCTGAGGATTCTGGGTACTGTTGGTGAGCCGATCAACCCAGAGGCGTGGCAGTGGTACCACGAGGCCGTCGGTCAGGGCAGATGTCCCGTGGTCGACACTTTCTGGCAGACAGAAACT GGAGGTCATGTTTTGACTCCTCTGCCTGCTGCCACACCGCTAAAACCAGGTTCTGCT ACCTTTCCTTTCTTCGGGGTAGAGCCCGCAATCCTCAACGAACACGGGGAGGAATTGGAAGGCGAGGCTGAGGGTTATCTT GTATTCAGGAGGCCCTGGCCTGGCATAATGCGTACTGTGTACAGAAACCACGAACGCTTTGAGAACACCTACTTCAAGAAATTCCCGGGCTTCTATGTAACTGGTGATG GCTGCAGGCGGGATAAAGACGGCTATTACTGGATCACAGGAAGAATGGACGACATGCTGAATGTGTCAG GCCACCTGATGAGCACAGCGGAGGTGGAGGCAGCTCTGACGGAGCACCCGGCTGTGGCGGAGGCTGCGGTGGTGAGTCGGCCTCACGAGGTGAAGGGCGAGTGTCTCTACTGCTTCGTCACCCTCAAAGACAGCAGGGAGTTCAACCGCACACTGGTGGAGGAGCTGAAGAGACTGG tgagagagaaaattgGACCAATCGCCACGCCGGACTTCATCCAAAATGCTCCAGCACTCCCGAAAACTCGCTCAG GGAAGATCATGAGGCGAATCCTCCGGCAGATCGCCCGCAACGAGAAGGATCTGGGCGACCTTTCGACCCTGGCCGACCCGATGGTGGTGGAAGTGCTGTTCAGCCAGAGATGTGAAGCTGCTGCCTGA
- the acss2l gene encoding acyl-CoA synthetase short chain family member 2 like isoform X3 — MTITYRQLLSQVCRCANVLKQMGVKKGDRVSIYLPMIPELVYTMLACARIGAVHSIVFAGFSSESLCERIMDAQSSVLVTADGVYRGEKLINLKQIVAEALEKCKEKASASVTKCLVVKHQALRTKSGAACNKLQTPWDAKCDVWWDEAMRDSPEECEPEWLDAEEPLFILYTSGSTGKPKGVLHTVAGYLLYTSLTFKYVFDHHHDDVYWCTADIGWITGHSYITYGPLANGATSVLFEGIPVHPHVGRFWEIIEKYKVTEFYTAPTAIRLLMKYGREPLQKYDLSSLRILGTVGEPINPEAWQWYHEAVGQGRCPVVDTFWQTETGGHVLTPLPAATPLKPGSACGSPIKITLIRKGWTSTFPFFGVEPAILNEHGEELEGEAEGYLVFRRPWPGIMRTVYRNHERFENTYFKKFPGFYVTGDGCRRDKDGYYWITGRMDDMLNVSGHLMSTAEVEAALTEHPAVAEAAVVSRPHEVKGECLYCFVTLKDSREFNRTLVEELKRLVREKIGPIATPDFIQNAPALPKTRSGKIMRRILRQIARNEKDLGDLSTLADPMVVEVLFSQRCEAAA, encoded by the exons ATGACCATCACCTACCGCCAGCTGCTGAGCCAGGTCTGCCGCTGTGCTAATGTCCTCAAGCAAATGG GTGTAAAAAAGGGAGACAGGGTGTCGATCTACCTTCCCATGATCCCAGAGCTGGTCTACACTATGTTGGCCTGTGCAAGGATAGGCGCTGTTCACTCCATTGTG TTTGCAGGTTTTTCCTCCGAGTCTTTGTGTGAGAGGATTATGGATGCTCAGAGCAGCGTCCTGGTGACAGCAG ATGGTGTTTATAGAGGAGAGAAGCTGATCAACCTGAAACAGATTGTGGCCGAGGCGCTGGAGAAGTGTAAGGAAAA AGCCTCAGCCAGTGTCACTAAATGCCTTGTCGTCAAGCACCAAGCACTGAGGACAAAAAGCGGAGCTGCATGCAACAAACTACAG ACCCCCTGGGACGCAAAGTGTGATGTGTGGTGGGATGAGGCGATGAGAGACTCTCCTGAAGAGTGTGAACCCGAGTGGCTGGACGCTGAGGAACCACTGTTTATCCTTTACACCAGCGGCTCCACCGGCAAACCCAAG GGAGTTCTCCACACTGTTGCCGGGTACCTGCTATACACTTCGCTGACCTTCAAGTATGTTTTTGACCATCACCATGACGACGTGTACTGGTGCACCGCCGACATCGGCTGGATCACAGGCCACTCCTACATCACCTACGGCCCCCTTGCGAACGGTGCAACAAGTGTCCTG TTTGAAGGTATTCCAGTCCACCCTCATGTCGGCCGGTTCTGGGAGATCATTGAGAAGTACAAAGTCACCGAGTTCTACACAGCTCCTACAGCCATCCGCCTGCTGATGAAGTATGGACGGGAACCGCTGCAGAA GTATGACCTCTCCAGCCTGAGGATTCTGGGTACTGTTGGTGAGCCGATCAACCCAGAGGCGTGGCAGTGGTACCACGAGGCCGTCGGTCAGGGCAGATGTCCCGTGGTCGACACTTTCTGGCAGACAGAAACT GGAGGTCATGTTTTGACTCCTCTGCCTGCTGCCACACCGCTAAAACCAGGTTCTGCT TGCGGTTCACCAATAAAAATCACGCTGATAAGGAAGGGTTGGACCTCT ACCTTTCCTTTCTTCGGGGTAGAGCCCGCAATCCTCAACGAACACGGGGAGGAATTGGAAGGCGAGGCTGAGGGTTATCTT GTATTCAGGAGGCCCTGGCCTGGCATAATGCGTACTGTGTACAGAAACCACGAACGCTTTGAGAACACCTACTTCAAGAAATTCCCGGGCTTCTATGTAACTGGTGATG GCTGCAGGCGGGATAAAGACGGCTATTACTGGATCACAGGAAGAATGGACGACATGCTGAATGTGTCAG GCCACCTGATGAGCACAGCGGAGGTGGAGGCAGCTCTGACGGAGCACCCGGCTGTGGCGGAGGCTGCGGTGGTGAGTCGGCCTCACGAGGTGAAGGGCGAGTGTCTCTACTGCTTCGTCACCCTCAAAGACAGCAGGGAGTTCAACCGCACACTGGTGGAGGAGCTGAAGAGACTGG tgagagagaaaattgGACCAATCGCCACGCCGGACTTCATCCAAAATGCTCCAGCACTCCCGAAAACTCGCTCAG GGAAGATCATGAGGCGAATCCTCCGGCAGATCGCCCGCAACGAGAAGGATCTGGGCGACCTTTCGACCCTGGCCGACCCGATGGTGGTGGAAGTGCTGTTCAGCCAGAGATGTGAAGCTGCTGCCTGA